One window from the genome of Oreochromis niloticus isolate F11D_XX linkage group LG20, O_niloticus_UMD_NMBU, whole genome shotgun sequence encodes:
- the l3mbtl1 gene encoding lethal(3)malignant brain tumor-like protein 1 isoform X5, which yields MSAKVNMEAPAKEPDCTPMDPSSSSPTETILICGGDGVAKKARPQPHTTTALLLPGELISPAHQKVEVTPAVAVGNPGKGSRANEMATPALTAQVGGACSIVHVLELKEGMAILPSSNLKFCVSDLGALSTLITPGTASSTAEPAAGTSGRSTDAERVPDKPALSVTDASAPAGSGRGVALEPERLVPVKAEVQVDPGQQNHNPRAQRTYTEELRRDPITDKRSVGVEKVPAGGRVSLNPDHLKPMRKRKRKEYLSPSEEDSDIEGTDEKMDDSKAEGRHIRGGGDSKTEQWTWAQYLEETKAVAAPNKLFQESQRVPTVKNGFKQGMKLEGIDPQHPSMYFVLTVAEVCGYRLRLHFDGYSDCHDFWVNANSPDIHAAGWCESTGHKLHTPKGCKEEEFTWTNYLRMTKAQVAPKELFASPGRIDVKCGFEIGMKLEAVDRMNPSLICVATITDVVDDRFLVHFDNWDDTYDYWCDASSPYIHPIGWCQERNLPLTPPQDYPDQGRFSWSRYLEETGSKAVAADAFKVRSPHSFQPQMKLEAVDKRSPGLIRVATVEEVDTHRIKIHYDGWSHVYDEWVDSDHPDIHPAGWCEATGHPLKIPPRDTKMQQPHGVREPPATGQSTYTSSVPCKPISQPRTNKYSFHNRKCPTPGCDGSGHVTGRFTAHHCISGCPLAERNQGRLKADLSDSECKRNLFFGQRTKKTHYRGRIGRPPKYRKNQQRDYQNMSSQGVYPSLFMSALSNQSDRTLSLCWEQHCKLLPGVQGIHASQVAAWSVEEVFRFVQNLIGCEEQARLFKEEMIDGEAFLLLTQTDIVKIMSIKLGPALKISNAILMFKSTDEGLK from the exons ATGAGTGCCAAAGTGAACATGGAGGCTCCAGCCAAAGAACCGGACTGCACCCCTATGGATCCGTCATCTTCGTCTCCCACAGAGACAATCCTCATCTGCGGGGGTGATGGTGTGGCCAAGAAGGCTCGGCCTCAGCCCCACACCACCACTGCTCTCCTGCTACCAGGTGAACTCATAT CTCCTGCCCATCAGAAGGTGGAGGTGACTCCAGCTGTTGCAGTGGGTAACCCAGGTAAAGGAAGCAGAGCCAATGAGATGGCCACGCCTGCACTGACAGCACAGGTGGGCGGAGCTTGTAGCATTGTCCATGTCCTAGAGTTGAAGGAGGGGATGGCCATCCTGCCCAGTAGCAACCTCAAG TTCTGTGTGAGTGACTTAGGAGCTCTGAGCACACTGATCACCCCGGGCACCGCCAGCAGCACCGCTGAACCTGCAGCAGGGACTTCTGGGAGATCCACTGACGCAGAAAGAGTTCCAGACAAGCCAG CCCTGTCTGTGACAGATGCGTCGGCTCCTGCCGGCTCTGGGAGGGGCGTGGCCCTGGAGCCAGAGAGGTTGGTGCCGGTCAAAGCCGAAGTCCAGGTTGATCCAGGACAACAGAACCATAATCCCAGAGCTCAGAGGACCTACACAGAGGAGCTCCGCAGAGACCCCATCACTGACAA GAGGAGCGTTGGCGTGGAGAAGGTGCCGGCAGGCGGGAGAGTCTCCCTCAACCCCGATCACTTGAAACCCATGAGGAAGAGGAAAAGGAAGGAGTACCTGAGTCCATCTGAGGAAGACTCTGACATCGAGGGCACG gaTGAGAAAATGGATGATTCTAAAGCAGAGGGCCGACACATCAGAGGAG GTGGAGACAGTAAGACAGAGCAGTGGACGTGGGCTCAGTACCTGGAGGAGACCAAAGCTGTTGCTGCTCCTAACAAGCTTTTCCAAGAg TCCCAGAGAGTGCCGACAGTGAAGAACGGCTTCAAACAGGGGATGAAGCTGGAAGGCATCGACCCGCAGCATCCGTCCATGTACTTTGTCCTCACTGTAGCCGAG GTCTGCGGTTACCGGCTGCGGCTCCATTTTGATGGCTACTCTGACTGTCATGACTTCTGGGTGAATGCCAACTCTCCCGACATCCACGCTGCGGGCTGGTGTGAGAGCACAGGGCACAAACTGCACACCcccaaag GCTGTAAAGAGGAGGAGTTTACTTGGACCAACTATCTGAGAATGACTAAAGCACAAGTGGCTCCCAAAGAACTTTTTGCCAGTCCCGGAAGG ATCGATGTGAAGTGTGGTTTCGAGATAGGAATGAAGCTGGAGGCCGTCGATCGCATGAACCCCTCCCTGATCTGTGTAGCAACCATCACCGATGTGGTGGACGACCGCTTCCTGGTTCATTTTGACAATTGGGATGACACGTATGACTACTG GTGTGATGCCAGCAGTCCGTACATTCATCCTATTGGTTGGTGCCAAGAAAGGAACCTCCCACTAACACCACCCCAAG ATTATCCAGACCAGGGCCGGTTCTCCTGGTCTCGATACTTGGAGGAGACAGGATCCAAAGCAGTGGCTGCTGATGCCTTTAAAGTG CGGTCACCTCACAGCTTTCAGCCTCAGATGAAACTGGAGGCTGTGGACAAGAGAAGTCCCGGTCTCATAAGAGTGGCTACAGTTGAGGAGGTGGACACGCATCGCATTAAG ATCCATTATGATGGCTGGAGTCACGTCTATGATGAGTGGGTAGACTCAGATCACCCAGACATCCATCCAGCAGGCTGGTGCGAGGCGACCGGTCACCCGCTTAAAATCCCTCCACGGGACACCAAAATGCAGCAACCGCATG GTGTGAGGGAGCCTCCTGCTACAGGCCAGTCCACCTACACCTCCTCTGTTCCCTGTAAACCCATCAGTCAGCCCAGAACCAACAAATACAGCTTCCACAACAG GAAGTGTCCAACTCCAGGGTGTGACGGCTCAGGCCATGTCACCGGTCGTTTCACCGCCCATCACTGCATATCCGGCTGCCCATTGGCTGAGCGTAACCAGGGTAGGCTGAAGGCTGACCTATCAGACTCAGAGTGCAAGAGAAACCTCTTCTTTGGCCAGAGGACTAAGAAGACTCATTACCGTGGCAG gATTGGTCGTCCTCCCAAATACAGAAAGAATCAACAGAGGGACTACCAGA ACATGTCCTCACAGGGAGTGTATCCATCACTGTTCATGTCAGCTTTGAGCAACCAATCAGACCGCACTCTGTCTTTGTGCTGGGAACAGCACTGCAAGCTGCTGCCCGGCGTTCAGGGCATTCACGCCAGCCAGGTGGCCGCATGGAGCGTCGAGGAG GTCTTCAGATTTGTCCAGAATTTAATTGGCTGTGAAGAACAGGCTCGTCTCTTCAAAGAAGAG ATGATCGACGGAGAGGCTTTCCTGCTGCTGACCCAGACCGACATTGTGAAGATCATGAGCATTAAGCTAGGCCCCGCCCTCAAGATTTCCAACGCCATCCTCATGTTCAAGAGCACAGACGAGGGACTCAAGTGA
- the l3mbtl1 gene encoding lethal(3)malignant brain tumor-like protein 1 isoform X1 produces MSAKVNMEAPAKEPDCTPMDPSSSSPTETILICGGDGVAKKARPQPHTTTALLLPGELISPAHQKVEVTPAVAVGNPGKGSRANEMATPALTAQVGGACSIVHVLELKEGMAILPSSNLKFCVSDLGALSTLITPGTASSTAEPAAGTSGRSTDAERVPDKPALSVTDASAPAGSGRGVALEPERLVPVKAEVQVDPGQQNHNPRAQRTYTEELRRDPITDKRSVGVEKVPAGGRVSLNPDHLKPMRKRKRKEYLSPSEEDSDIEGTDEKMDDSKAEGRHIRGGGDSKTEQWTWAQYLEETKAVAAPNKLFQESQRVPTVKNGFKQGMKLEGIDPQHPSMYFVLTVAEVCGYRLRLHFDGYSDCHDFWVNANSPDIHAAGWCESTGHKLHTPKGCKEEEFTWTNYLRMTKAQVAPKELFASPGRIDVKCGFEIGMKLEAVDRMNPSLICVATITDVVDDRFLVHFDNWDDTYDYWCDASSPYIHPIGWCQERNLPLTPPQDYPDQGRFSWSRYLEETGSKAVAADAFKVRSPHSFQPQMKLEAVDKRSPGLIRVATVEEVDTHRIKIHYDGWSHVYDEWVDSDHPDIHPAGWCEATGHPLKIPPRDTKMQQPHGSNQPHVTPFSSLKTGGVREPPATGQSTYTSSVPCKPISQPRTNKYSFHNRKCPTPGCDGSGHVTGRFTAHHCISGCPLAERNQGRLKADLSDSECKRNLFFGQRTKKTHYRGRIGRPPKYRKNQQRDYQNMSSQGVYPSLFMSALSNQSDRTLSLCWEQHCKLLPGVQGIHASQVAAWSVEEVFRFVQNLIGCEEQARLFKEEMIDGEAFLLLTQTDIVKIMSIKLGPALKISNAILMFKSTDEGLK; encoded by the exons ATGAGTGCCAAAGTGAACATGGAGGCTCCAGCCAAAGAACCGGACTGCACCCCTATGGATCCGTCATCTTCGTCTCCCACAGAGACAATCCTCATCTGCGGGGGTGATGGTGTGGCCAAGAAGGCTCGGCCTCAGCCCCACACCACCACTGCTCTCCTGCTACCAGGTGAACTCATAT CTCCTGCCCATCAGAAGGTGGAGGTGACTCCAGCTGTTGCAGTGGGTAACCCAGGTAAAGGAAGCAGAGCCAATGAGATGGCCACGCCTGCACTGACAGCACAGGTGGGCGGAGCTTGTAGCATTGTCCATGTCCTAGAGTTGAAGGAGGGGATGGCCATCCTGCCCAGTAGCAACCTCAAG TTCTGTGTGAGTGACTTAGGAGCTCTGAGCACACTGATCACCCCGGGCACCGCCAGCAGCACCGCTGAACCTGCAGCAGGGACTTCTGGGAGATCCACTGACGCAGAAAGAGTTCCAGACAAGCCAG CCCTGTCTGTGACAGATGCGTCGGCTCCTGCCGGCTCTGGGAGGGGCGTGGCCCTGGAGCCAGAGAGGTTGGTGCCGGTCAAAGCCGAAGTCCAGGTTGATCCAGGACAACAGAACCATAATCCCAGAGCTCAGAGGACCTACACAGAGGAGCTCCGCAGAGACCCCATCACTGACAA GAGGAGCGTTGGCGTGGAGAAGGTGCCGGCAGGCGGGAGAGTCTCCCTCAACCCCGATCACTTGAAACCCATGAGGAAGAGGAAAAGGAAGGAGTACCTGAGTCCATCTGAGGAAGACTCTGACATCGAGGGCACG gaTGAGAAAATGGATGATTCTAAAGCAGAGGGCCGACACATCAGAGGAG GTGGAGACAGTAAGACAGAGCAGTGGACGTGGGCTCAGTACCTGGAGGAGACCAAAGCTGTTGCTGCTCCTAACAAGCTTTTCCAAGAg TCCCAGAGAGTGCCGACAGTGAAGAACGGCTTCAAACAGGGGATGAAGCTGGAAGGCATCGACCCGCAGCATCCGTCCATGTACTTTGTCCTCACTGTAGCCGAG GTCTGCGGTTACCGGCTGCGGCTCCATTTTGATGGCTACTCTGACTGTCATGACTTCTGGGTGAATGCCAACTCTCCCGACATCCACGCTGCGGGCTGGTGTGAGAGCACAGGGCACAAACTGCACACCcccaaag GCTGTAAAGAGGAGGAGTTTACTTGGACCAACTATCTGAGAATGACTAAAGCACAAGTGGCTCCCAAAGAACTTTTTGCCAGTCCCGGAAGG ATCGATGTGAAGTGTGGTTTCGAGATAGGAATGAAGCTGGAGGCCGTCGATCGCATGAACCCCTCCCTGATCTGTGTAGCAACCATCACCGATGTGGTGGACGACCGCTTCCTGGTTCATTTTGACAATTGGGATGACACGTATGACTACTG GTGTGATGCCAGCAGTCCGTACATTCATCCTATTGGTTGGTGCCAAGAAAGGAACCTCCCACTAACACCACCCCAAG ATTATCCAGACCAGGGCCGGTTCTCCTGGTCTCGATACTTGGAGGAGACAGGATCCAAAGCAGTGGCTGCTGATGCCTTTAAAGTG CGGTCACCTCACAGCTTTCAGCCTCAGATGAAACTGGAGGCTGTGGACAAGAGAAGTCCCGGTCTCATAAGAGTGGCTACAGTTGAGGAGGTGGACACGCATCGCATTAAG ATCCATTATGATGGCTGGAGTCACGTCTATGATGAGTGGGTAGACTCAGATCACCCAGACATCCATCCAGCAGGCTGGTGCGAGGCGACCGGTCACCCGCTTAAAATCCCTCCACGGGACACCAAAATGCAGCAACCGCATGGTAGCAACCAGCCTCATGTGACTCCTTTTTCTTCACTTAAAACCGGAG GTGTGAGGGAGCCTCCTGCTACAGGCCAGTCCACCTACACCTCCTCTGTTCCCTGTAAACCCATCAGTCAGCCCAGAACCAACAAATACAGCTTCCACAACAG GAAGTGTCCAACTCCAGGGTGTGACGGCTCAGGCCATGTCACCGGTCGTTTCACCGCCCATCACTGCATATCCGGCTGCCCATTGGCTGAGCGTAACCAGGGTAGGCTGAAGGCTGACCTATCAGACTCAGAGTGCAAGAGAAACCTCTTCTTTGGCCAGAGGACTAAGAAGACTCATTACCGTGGCAG gATTGGTCGTCCTCCCAAATACAGAAAGAATCAACAGAGGGACTACCAGA ACATGTCCTCACAGGGAGTGTATCCATCACTGTTCATGTCAGCTTTGAGCAACCAATCAGACCGCACTCTGTCTTTGTGCTGGGAACAGCACTGCAAGCTGCTGCCCGGCGTTCAGGGCATTCACGCCAGCCAGGTGGCCGCATGGAGCGTCGAGGAG GTCTTCAGATTTGTCCAGAATTTAATTGGCTGTGAAGAACAGGCTCGTCTCTTCAAAGAAGAG ATGATCGACGGAGAGGCTTTCCTGCTGCTGACCCAGACCGACATTGTGAAGATCATGAGCATTAAGCTAGGCCCCGCCCTCAAGATTTCCAACGCCATCCTCATGTTCAAGAGCACAGACGAGGGACTCAAGTGA
- the l3mbtl1 gene encoding lethal(3)malignant brain tumor-like protein 1 isoform X4: MSAKVNMEAPAKEPDCTPMDPSSSSPTETILICGGDGVAKKARPQPHTTTALLLPGELISPAHQKVEVTPAVAVGNPGKGSRANEMATPALTAQVGGACSIVHVLELKEGMAILPSSNLKFCVSDLGALSTLITPGTASSTAEPAAGTSGRSTDAERVPDKPALSVTDASAPAGSGRGVALEPERLVPVKAEVQVDPGQQNHNPRAQRTYTEELRRDPITDKRSVGVEKVPAGGRVSLNPDHLKPMRKRKRKEYLSPSEEDSDIEGTDEKMDDSKAEGRHIRGGGDSKTEQWTWAQYLEETKAVAAPNKLFQESQRVPTVKNGFKQGMKLEGIDPQHPSMYFVLTVAEVCGYRLRLHFDGYSDCHDFWVNANSPDIHAAGWCESTGHKLHTPKGCKEEEFTWTNYLRMTKAQVAPKELFASPGRIDVKCGFEIGMKLEAVDRMNPSLICVATITDVVDDRFLVHFDNWDDTYDYWCDASSPYIHPIGWCQERNLPLTPPQDYPDQGRFSWSRYLEETGSKAVAADAFKVRSPHSFQPQMKLEAVDKRSPGLIRVATVEEVDTHRIKIHYDGWSHVYDEWVDSDHPDIHPAGWCEATGHPLKIPPRDTKMQQPHGSNQPHVTPFSSLKTGGVREPPATGQSTYTSSVPCKPISQPRTNKYSFHNRKCPTPGCDGSGHVTGRFTAHHCISGCPLAERNQGRLKADLSDSECKRNLFFGQRTKKTHYRGRKNQQRDYQNMSSQGVYPSLFMSALSNQSDRTLSLCWEQHCKLLPGVQGIHASQVAAWSVEEVFRFVQNLIGCEEQARLFKEEMIDGEAFLLLTQTDIVKIMSIKLGPALKISNAILMFKSTDEGLK; the protein is encoded by the exons ATGAGTGCCAAAGTGAACATGGAGGCTCCAGCCAAAGAACCGGACTGCACCCCTATGGATCCGTCATCTTCGTCTCCCACAGAGACAATCCTCATCTGCGGGGGTGATGGTGTGGCCAAGAAGGCTCGGCCTCAGCCCCACACCACCACTGCTCTCCTGCTACCAGGTGAACTCATAT CTCCTGCCCATCAGAAGGTGGAGGTGACTCCAGCTGTTGCAGTGGGTAACCCAGGTAAAGGAAGCAGAGCCAATGAGATGGCCACGCCTGCACTGACAGCACAGGTGGGCGGAGCTTGTAGCATTGTCCATGTCCTAGAGTTGAAGGAGGGGATGGCCATCCTGCCCAGTAGCAACCTCAAG TTCTGTGTGAGTGACTTAGGAGCTCTGAGCACACTGATCACCCCGGGCACCGCCAGCAGCACCGCTGAACCTGCAGCAGGGACTTCTGGGAGATCCACTGACGCAGAAAGAGTTCCAGACAAGCCAG CCCTGTCTGTGACAGATGCGTCGGCTCCTGCCGGCTCTGGGAGGGGCGTGGCCCTGGAGCCAGAGAGGTTGGTGCCGGTCAAAGCCGAAGTCCAGGTTGATCCAGGACAACAGAACCATAATCCCAGAGCTCAGAGGACCTACACAGAGGAGCTCCGCAGAGACCCCATCACTGACAA GAGGAGCGTTGGCGTGGAGAAGGTGCCGGCAGGCGGGAGAGTCTCCCTCAACCCCGATCACTTGAAACCCATGAGGAAGAGGAAAAGGAAGGAGTACCTGAGTCCATCTGAGGAAGACTCTGACATCGAGGGCACG gaTGAGAAAATGGATGATTCTAAAGCAGAGGGCCGACACATCAGAGGAG GTGGAGACAGTAAGACAGAGCAGTGGACGTGGGCTCAGTACCTGGAGGAGACCAAAGCTGTTGCTGCTCCTAACAAGCTTTTCCAAGAg TCCCAGAGAGTGCCGACAGTGAAGAACGGCTTCAAACAGGGGATGAAGCTGGAAGGCATCGACCCGCAGCATCCGTCCATGTACTTTGTCCTCACTGTAGCCGAG GTCTGCGGTTACCGGCTGCGGCTCCATTTTGATGGCTACTCTGACTGTCATGACTTCTGGGTGAATGCCAACTCTCCCGACATCCACGCTGCGGGCTGGTGTGAGAGCACAGGGCACAAACTGCACACCcccaaag GCTGTAAAGAGGAGGAGTTTACTTGGACCAACTATCTGAGAATGACTAAAGCACAAGTGGCTCCCAAAGAACTTTTTGCCAGTCCCGGAAGG ATCGATGTGAAGTGTGGTTTCGAGATAGGAATGAAGCTGGAGGCCGTCGATCGCATGAACCCCTCCCTGATCTGTGTAGCAACCATCACCGATGTGGTGGACGACCGCTTCCTGGTTCATTTTGACAATTGGGATGACACGTATGACTACTG GTGTGATGCCAGCAGTCCGTACATTCATCCTATTGGTTGGTGCCAAGAAAGGAACCTCCCACTAACACCACCCCAAG ATTATCCAGACCAGGGCCGGTTCTCCTGGTCTCGATACTTGGAGGAGACAGGATCCAAAGCAGTGGCTGCTGATGCCTTTAAAGTG CGGTCACCTCACAGCTTTCAGCCTCAGATGAAACTGGAGGCTGTGGACAAGAGAAGTCCCGGTCTCATAAGAGTGGCTACAGTTGAGGAGGTGGACACGCATCGCATTAAG ATCCATTATGATGGCTGGAGTCACGTCTATGATGAGTGGGTAGACTCAGATCACCCAGACATCCATCCAGCAGGCTGGTGCGAGGCGACCGGTCACCCGCTTAAAATCCCTCCACGGGACACCAAAATGCAGCAACCGCATGGTAGCAACCAGCCTCATGTGACTCCTTTTTCTTCACTTAAAACCGGAG GTGTGAGGGAGCCTCCTGCTACAGGCCAGTCCACCTACACCTCCTCTGTTCCCTGTAAACCCATCAGTCAGCCCAGAACCAACAAATACAGCTTCCACAACAG GAAGTGTCCAACTCCAGGGTGTGACGGCTCAGGCCATGTCACCGGTCGTTTCACCGCCCATCACTGCATATCCGGCTGCCCATTGGCTGAGCGTAACCAGGGTAGGCTGAAGGCTGACCTATCAGACTCAGAGTGCAAGAGAAACCTCTTCTTTGGCCAGAGGACTAAGAAGACTCATTACCGTGGCAG AAAGAATCAACAGAGGGACTACCAGA ACATGTCCTCACAGGGAGTGTATCCATCACTGTTCATGTCAGCTTTGAGCAACCAATCAGACCGCACTCTGTCTTTGTGCTGGGAACAGCACTGCAAGCTGCTGCCCGGCGTTCAGGGCATTCACGCCAGCCAGGTGGCCGCATGGAGCGTCGAGGAG GTCTTCAGATTTGTCCAGAATTTAATTGGCTGTGAAGAACAGGCTCGTCTCTTCAAAGAAGAG ATGATCGACGGAGAGGCTTTCCTGCTGCTGACCCAGACCGACATTGTGAAGATCATGAGCATTAAGCTAGGCCCCGCCCTCAAGATTTCCAACGCCATCCTCATGTTCAAGAGCACAGACGAGGGACTCAAGTGA
- the l3mbtl1 gene encoding lethal(3)malignant brain tumor-like protein 1 isoform X3, with product MSAKVNMEAPAKEPDCTPMDPSSSSPTETILICGGDGVAKKARPQPHTTTALLLPGELISPAHQKVEVTPAVAVGNPGKGSRANEMATPALTAQVGGACSIVHVLELKEGMAILPSSNLKFCVSDLGALSTLITPGTASSTAEPAAGTSGRSTDAERVPDKPDASAPAGSGRGVALEPERLVPVKAEVQVDPGQQNHNPRAQRTYTEELRRDPITDKRSVGVEKVPAGGRVSLNPDHLKPMRKRKRKEYLSPSEEDSDIEGTDEKMDDSKAEGRHIRGGGDSKTEQWTWAQYLEETKAVAAPNKLFQESQRVPTVKNGFKQGMKLEGIDPQHPSMYFVLTVAEVCGYRLRLHFDGYSDCHDFWVNANSPDIHAAGWCESTGHKLHTPKGCKEEEFTWTNYLRMTKAQVAPKELFASPGRIDVKCGFEIGMKLEAVDRMNPSLICVATITDVVDDRFLVHFDNWDDTYDYWCDASSPYIHPIGWCQERNLPLTPPQDYPDQGRFSWSRYLEETGSKAVAADAFKVRSPHSFQPQMKLEAVDKRSPGLIRVATVEEVDTHRIKIHYDGWSHVYDEWVDSDHPDIHPAGWCEATGHPLKIPPRDTKMQQPHGSNQPHVTPFSSLKTGGVREPPATGQSTYTSSVPCKPISQPRTNKYSFHNRKCPTPGCDGSGHVTGRFTAHHCISGCPLAERNQGRLKADLSDSECKRNLFFGQRTKKTHYRGRIGRPPKYRKNQQRDYQNMSSQGVYPSLFMSALSNQSDRTLSLCWEQHCKLLPGVQGIHASQVAAWSVEEVFRFVQNLIGCEEQARLFKEEMIDGEAFLLLTQTDIVKIMSIKLGPALKISNAILMFKSTDEGLK from the exons ATGAGTGCCAAAGTGAACATGGAGGCTCCAGCCAAAGAACCGGACTGCACCCCTATGGATCCGTCATCTTCGTCTCCCACAGAGACAATCCTCATCTGCGGGGGTGATGGTGTGGCCAAGAAGGCTCGGCCTCAGCCCCACACCACCACTGCTCTCCTGCTACCAGGTGAACTCATAT CTCCTGCCCATCAGAAGGTGGAGGTGACTCCAGCTGTTGCAGTGGGTAACCCAGGTAAAGGAAGCAGAGCCAATGAGATGGCCACGCCTGCACTGACAGCACAGGTGGGCGGAGCTTGTAGCATTGTCCATGTCCTAGAGTTGAAGGAGGGGATGGCCATCCTGCCCAGTAGCAACCTCAAG TTCTGTGTGAGTGACTTAGGAGCTCTGAGCACACTGATCACCCCGGGCACCGCCAGCAGCACCGCTGAACCTGCAGCAGGGACTTCTGGGAGATCCACTGACGCAGAAAGAGTTCCAGACAAGCCAG ATGCGTCGGCTCCTGCCGGCTCTGGGAGGGGCGTGGCCCTGGAGCCAGAGAGGTTGGTGCCGGTCAAAGCCGAAGTCCAGGTTGATCCAGGACAACAGAACCATAATCCCAGAGCTCAGAGGACCTACACAGAGGAGCTCCGCAGAGACCCCATCACTGACAA GAGGAGCGTTGGCGTGGAGAAGGTGCCGGCAGGCGGGAGAGTCTCCCTCAACCCCGATCACTTGAAACCCATGAGGAAGAGGAAAAGGAAGGAGTACCTGAGTCCATCTGAGGAAGACTCTGACATCGAGGGCACG gaTGAGAAAATGGATGATTCTAAAGCAGAGGGCCGACACATCAGAGGAG GTGGAGACAGTAAGACAGAGCAGTGGACGTGGGCTCAGTACCTGGAGGAGACCAAAGCTGTTGCTGCTCCTAACAAGCTTTTCCAAGAg TCCCAGAGAGTGCCGACAGTGAAGAACGGCTTCAAACAGGGGATGAAGCTGGAAGGCATCGACCCGCAGCATCCGTCCATGTACTTTGTCCTCACTGTAGCCGAG GTCTGCGGTTACCGGCTGCGGCTCCATTTTGATGGCTACTCTGACTGTCATGACTTCTGGGTGAATGCCAACTCTCCCGACATCCACGCTGCGGGCTGGTGTGAGAGCACAGGGCACAAACTGCACACCcccaaag GCTGTAAAGAGGAGGAGTTTACTTGGACCAACTATCTGAGAATGACTAAAGCACAAGTGGCTCCCAAAGAACTTTTTGCCAGTCCCGGAAGG ATCGATGTGAAGTGTGGTTTCGAGATAGGAATGAAGCTGGAGGCCGTCGATCGCATGAACCCCTCCCTGATCTGTGTAGCAACCATCACCGATGTGGTGGACGACCGCTTCCTGGTTCATTTTGACAATTGGGATGACACGTATGACTACTG GTGTGATGCCAGCAGTCCGTACATTCATCCTATTGGTTGGTGCCAAGAAAGGAACCTCCCACTAACACCACCCCAAG ATTATCCAGACCAGGGCCGGTTCTCCTGGTCTCGATACTTGGAGGAGACAGGATCCAAAGCAGTGGCTGCTGATGCCTTTAAAGTG CGGTCACCTCACAGCTTTCAGCCTCAGATGAAACTGGAGGCTGTGGACAAGAGAAGTCCCGGTCTCATAAGAGTGGCTACAGTTGAGGAGGTGGACACGCATCGCATTAAG ATCCATTATGATGGCTGGAGTCACGTCTATGATGAGTGGGTAGACTCAGATCACCCAGACATCCATCCAGCAGGCTGGTGCGAGGCGACCGGTCACCCGCTTAAAATCCCTCCACGGGACACCAAAATGCAGCAACCGCATGGTAGCAACCAGCCTCATGTGACTCCTTTTTCTTCACTTAAAACCGGAG GTGTGAGGGAGCCTCCTGCTACAGGCCAGTCCACCTACACCTCCTCTGTTCCCTGTAAACCCATCAGTCAGCCCAGAACCAACAAATACAGCTTCCACAACAG GAAGTGTCCAACTCCAGGGTGTGACGGCTCAGGCCATGTCACCGGTCGTTTCACCGCCCATCACTGCATATCCGGCTGCCCATTGGCTGAGCGTAACCAGGGTAGGCTGAAGGCTGACCTATCAGACTCAGAGTGCAAGAGAAACCTCTTCTTTGGCCAGAGGACTAAGAAGACTCATTACCGTGGCAG gATTGGTCGTCCTCCCAAATACAGAAAGAATCAACAGAGGGACTACCAGA ACATGTCCTCACAGGGAGTGTATCCATCACTGTTCATGTCAGCTTTGAGCAACCAATCAGACCGCACTCTGTCTTTGTGCTGGGAACAGCACTGCAAGCTGCTGCCCGGCGTTCAGGGCATTCACGCCAGCCAGGTGGCCGCATGGAGCGTCGAGGAG GTCTTCAGATTTGTCCAGAATTTAATTGGCTGTGAAGAACAGGCTCGTCTCTTCAAAGAAGAG ATGATCGACGGAGAGGCTTTCCTGCTGCTGACCCAGACCGACATTGTGAAGATCATGAGCATTAAGCTAGGCCCCGCCCTCAAGATTTCCAACGCCATCCTCATGTTCAAGAGCACAGACGAGGGACTCAAGTGA